CAATATATGCAGCCAATAGAATGGGAATTAGTGGCACAGACCCGGGCACTTACTGGGGCAGCTGATCCCATACagactggggcacatttatactCAGAGCCGAGAGAAACAGCACAATATTCCGTCTCTGGAAACACACGGACACCGGGCTacaggggagagagggagagagtgagtgggcGGGGAAATAAACATTTACCCAATAGAAAGGGACGTCTAGCTAGAGAAGTGACCAATCGGTGCAAAGGGGAAATGTATATATAGCGGAGTTACACGAACGAAACGTATAGTTATTTCTTACTTGTGACTGTACGCGAGTTTAGCGCTTAGAATGTCTGAGACCGCTCCCGCCCCTCCCCCGGCTGAACCCGCCGCTGCCAAGAAGAAGCAGCCCAAGAAGGGAGGCGCTAAAGCCAAGAAACCCGCCGGGCCCAGCGCGGCCGAACTGATCGTGAAAGCCGTGTCCGCCTCTAAGGAGCGCAGCGGGGTGTCCCTGGCCGCTCTCAAGAAGGCTCTGGCTGCCGGAGGCTACGATGTGGAGAAGAACAACAGCCGCCTCAAGCTGGCTCTCAAGGCCTTGGTCACTAAGGGGACTCTCACCCAAGTCAAGGGGAGCGGAGCCTCCGGATCCTTCAAGCTGAACAAGAAGCAGCTGGAGAGTAAGGAGAAGGCGGCCAAGAAGAAGCCAGCGGCGCCCAAAGCCAAGAAACCAGCGGTGGCGGCAAAGAAGGCGCCCAAGTCCCCTAAAAAGCCCAAGAAGGTCTCGGCAGCAGCAAAGAGCCCCAAGAAGGTGAAGAAACCGGCAAAGGCCGCCAAAAGCCCCAAGAAGCCCAAAGCTGCCAAACCCAAGAAGGTGgccaagagcccggctaaaaaggccgccaagcccaaagctgccaagagcccggctaaaaagGCTCCAAAGCCTAAAGCTACAAAGAGCCCCGCAAAGGCCAAGGCAGCCAAACCCAAAGCGGCTAAAGCGAAGAAGGCGGCGCCCAAGAAGTAATtcggccccggggcccctgcgcactgacccaaaggctcttttcagagccaccaCCTCCTCCATCTAAAGAGCCGATACCTGTGTAATCCGCTAATTATAGGGTTAATATAAGGGTCCCAATTCTCTCTTGTATCGTCCCATAACACTCAGTATCCGGCCCTATTCCCATAATCTCTACCCCGGTGTATACTCGCCCCAATAATCTGACAGATGTGACCGGTTTATTCTTTGCGTATAGTCGGAATCTGGGCGAGTGAATGAGGCTGATTCTCACTTCAGCCAATCACAATGCCGGTTTCTATAGAGGTGACATTCAGGTCCGAATGAAAAAACAACGTTCATTATCCCCCAACAAAAAGGGAAAGACCGGGTTTATTTGGGCGCTGTAACTTCCCGAATGTCCTGCCGTGTTTGTTTAAAAACCCCAAATTACCACTAGGTGTCGCCCAAATACCAAGTTTCGTTCTATCACTCACGGGCTAAGGGTTTCTATTTCCTGTATCAGTGAGAAGCTTTACTAGGGGCTTATGGCTCGGTTTAGACAGCGTTTGTCTGGAGAAAACAAAGATGCTCCCCCTGCCGGACACTATTAGTAACTACTGGCAATGCAGAGTTACTTGTCCCTGATACCCGAACAGATCGGATCATCACAGGGGCCCAAGTTTTCCCACCCATTTTAGCTGCACTTTATACCCTAACTGCACATCCCGCTCCCACGTCTGCTATGTACCTAAATATAACTGCAAATACATCGCACAGAAGCGCCGCCCGGTAACCTGAATTGGACGCGCTATTTCCCTTATTGGGATATTTTGGCGGCCACCTGAAATCCAACCGTTATCAGTCAATAGGGTGGATGGTGGGAGGCGGGACCATTTAAATTAGCCAATGACACAGAAGTATTTACGCGGCATTCCATAAAGTGACGCGGATTCGCTGGGGAGGCAGGGGCGTgtttataattagccaatcaaTTTGAGCTTGTGCCTATAAGAAACCCGGGTTGCGGCCAGTTTAGGATACTCTGTTCCGCAGTgttagtgttacagaatggcccgTACCAAGCAGACCGCCCGTAAGTCTACAGGAGGGAAAGCTCCCCGCAAGCAGCTGGCAACCAAAGCAGCCAGGAAGAGCGCTCCGGCCACCGGTGGAGTGAAGAAACCTCACCGTTACCGGCCCGGCACAGTCGCTCTCCGTGAGATCCGCCGCTACCAGAAATCCACCGAGCTGCTCATCCGCAAGCTGCCTTTCCAGCGCCTGGTCCGGGAGATCGCTCAGGACTTCAAGACCGACCTGCGCTTCCAGAGCTCAGCCGTCATGGCTCTGCAGGAGGCCAGCGAGGCTTATCTGGTCGGTCTCTTTGAGGACACCAACCTGTGCGCCATCCACGCCAAGAGGGTCACCATCATGCCCAAGGACATCCAGCTGGCCCGCAGGATCCGAGGCGAGAGGGCTTAGATCATcggcagcttctctcccagcagcacaaaggctcttttcagagccaccaAATCCGCAATCAAACGAGCTGAACCTCTTTATTATCGGGCAGATTCCTTGTGTTGTAGCGGAAGTGTACAATAGGGCCGGTAGGTGTAACATTGGGATCGGGAAGAATCTGTCGGGGGTACATTTATTTCTGGCGGGAGGTTGGACTGCGAGTACAATATTCAGGGGCATTTCGGTACCTGATCTCATTTTCCCCCCAGTTCTTCGAAAGTCGTTAGTGTCTTTAGTGATAAACCCGACAGTCGCAGTAACGTTACTGAggagaaataaaacaataacagTTCGTTACTCTGTGACACTGCGGGGAGGTTACAGCCTGAGGCCGATACATTGCCCCAACCCGCAGCTCATATGTAGCGATCTGGGAGCTGATTGGTCGGTAACACACGGCTACAGAACTGCAATAGGGATTATTTGTCAGAAGACTTTTTCCTCTTCCCTATTGAGTGCAAATTACAATTATTCCCGAATAGCGATAGGAACTGAAGGGATTCCGGGGTTTTATGCAGAAATGCAGCATCTGAAGTGGAGGGGCGCGTATTGTGCTGATCAGTCCCAGCCTGGTGCCGCTCCCTTATACTTACTGTCACTTTCCCGCACAGATTAGCGCAGTGACGCTTTGCTCGGTATAGGGGGGAGTAGCCAAATAGACACTGTGCCACAGTATAGATTATATGCGGGCCGATTTTATCCTAATAAGTCTAGTTATAATAATGTAACTACCGTAATAAAATACAATCGCAATACTTTGAGTGGATTCAAGTCAGAGCAAATTATTTTGGCGGGCGATTTGAAATTATTAACGGCTTTACATACGTTTCAGCCATTGGCTTTGAGAATACAAAGGAACGTTTCTATTGTCCAATCAAGAGCCTAGTTACCCAGACGTTCTAACCTCCGCCCCCTCCTAAGTTCCCACTCAGGtcctgtgcctgtgtatataagcGGGTGGCTGCGCTACAGAAATTATTGTCTAACAGAAGTGAGAGAAAGATATCATTATGTCCGGACGCGGCAAAGGCGGGAAGGgtttggggaaaggaggcgccaagcggcacaggaaggtgctgcgggataacatccagggcatcaccaagcccgccatccgccgcctggcacggagagggggagtcaagcgcatctctggcctcatctatgaggagactcggggggtcctcaaggttttcctggagaatgtcatccgggacgccgtcacctacaccgagcacgccaagaggaagaccgttaccgccatggatgtggtgtacgctctcaagcgccagggccgcactctctacggcttcGGGGGCTGAATCTGCTCATAAACCGATAtaaacccaaaggctcttttcagagccgcCCACTCATTCAGTTATTTAGAGCTGTTACTGCTTGTTCCAATCTGTAGCCATTATCTCTAGTTCTGTGTATGTAACTTCCCGCTCACTGACACCCACAGGCAAGTTACCGACTCCCTTTGCACCGGAAGCGGCTCCCTCTCCCCCGGGCTCTGTAATAGGAACCGGCTCATTACTGATCCCTATTTATACACGGACTGAGCTGCAGGTCCCTCCGATGGAACCTCCTGTCAGTTTACTGATCGTGGGACAAACGTGATTTCATTCTGCAGAGAATAATAGTATTGAGTTTAACTCCCTATAATTGGCTCCACATAAACACCCGGTGCTTCCACTGAGTTCAAAATTCCCGCCAAAATGTCTACGTGCCATTGGCTATTCTAGAATTGAAACGTTGTACAATGAAATGATTATAATGAAACCACTGAATAATTCAGTTTTGTTGCCGGATCATCAGCAGATAAAGCAGCTCCGTATCTACATCCCATACAGCAGCCGCTCTTGTTCCGCGCCGGATCGGCTATGGGATCCCCCCGTCACTCTGCGAACCCCCCATCTGCTAATAACGTGTCTCCCTCTGTCTCTGAGTAACTGGGAAGGTTAACCCTTAGGCACCGGGTAACATTCTAATAGATCCGCACTGCCAGATACTCCTATGGGTTGTACCGGGGGCTGAATAAAAGAGCACGGAAGGGATCAGCCCTCGGTATCAGATTGTGTCTCTCCCCGGCACAGCGCCTCTTGTTTCTATTCATAGAGTCTGTACAATAGAAAGGGGGAGCGGATATAGTTGGACGGATTAATCCAACCCACAAAGAACTTTATAACGGACCTGAAACAAGGCGGCACTAAGCCTTGTACTGTAATGTCTATTGTGTAACGGAGCTCGGAATATTGTGAATGCAGCCCTCTGTAGCCGgtgtgggggctctgaaaagagcctttgtgttgttTCCTGATGGGGGCGCTGTGACCGGGCAGCTCACTTGCTCTTGGCCGCCTTGGAGCTCTCGGTTTTCTTGGGCAGCAGCACggactggatgttgggcaggaccccgccctgagcgatagtgactcctccgagcagtttgttcagctcctcatcattgcgcacagcgagctgcaggtgcctggggatgatacgggtcttcttgttatcccgggcagcgttcccggccaactccaggATCTCAGCGGTCAGGTATTCGAGCACTGCGGCCAGATAGACCGGAGCTCCGGCTCCCACCCGCTCAGCATAATTGCCCTTTCTCAAGAGCCTGTGAACTCGGCCaactgggaactgcagcccagcccGGGATGAGCGGGTCTTGGCCTTAGCCCGAACCTTCCCGCCTTGTTTGCCTCTTCCGGACATTGTTGCAAGTAAGTCTCAAACACAAAGAAATTGCAGAATGTAACGCTTTCCCACCCAGGTACTGGTTTTATTAGGCCGCGCTGGACACACCTCTCTTCTCTAATTGGGTGAGTTCCAATGCAGCCAATCAAACTGTAGGTTTTGGAAGCACCAATCAATTGCTCTACTTGCATTTCTCCGTTTTGTATTGGGTGAGTTAATTGCAGCCAATTACACAGATGTTTTCAGAAACACAAATCCGTAGCTGTAGATGGGCGGTCTCTATACCATGTGACAAAACTAACCAGTAATAGTTTGTGCTATTAGGCAGCCTTATTTGCATGGGAGggctataaaagcagcagcccgGGAGGCGGAGAGAACAGTTTTCTCGTTTATCGGAAAGCGTAAGGATAGTTGATCATGCCTGAACCAGCCAAATCCACTCCAGCCGCGAAGAAAGGCTCCAAGAAAGCGGTGACCAAGAcccagaagaaagatgggaagaagcgcaggaagacaaggaaggagagttacgccatttacgtgtacaaggtgctgaagcaggtgcaccccgataccggcatctcctccaaggccatgagcatcatgaactcctttgtcaacgatgtgtttgagcgcatcgcaggggaagcctcccgcctggctcattacaacaagcgctccaccatcacctcccgggagatccagaccgcggtccgcctgctgctgcctggggagctggccaagcacgccgtgtccgagggcaccaaggctgtcaccaagtacaccagcgccaagtaactgctgccccatctcctgccctactcccggcaacacaaaggctcttctaAGAGCCACTCACCCCCTCCCTATAAGATCTGTAACTGGTTAGTATAAAGGCGCCGCACTATCTGTATAGGGAACACAATACTCGTACGACTCAGGCCTCGGTGGCGCCGCCCTGGGCTGTAGTTACTCCTGGCTCTTCTTGCAGGAATGCCCGGCACTCTGAATTCTATAGATCgtatttcaaggggaagtgaagcCGCTGGATTTGTATCGGACAAACGAGCGCTGCGATACTTTGGGGAGGGTTTTTTGCCAAGAACAATACAGATGAAGGAATGGGGGGGCTGCTCGGAGTAGAAATGGGAACaatcccttaaaggagacatatcctataaaaattatgaatgtaccaatgaattatactcctctagatatagaaggattgtgcttaaaaagttgtgtttctgactgatttattgagaaattcccccaaaccccactagccccgcccatctgtgccacttcctgctggctgaattctctggatgagctggggagccggcggccctccgtaccctgcactgtaggataggaaccaatcagcagctaggctgacctgatagggaactgaagcctgtctgtgcttgtgtgactgcagggctgtgattggctctccccctcctactgtgcttctggcagggaccgttaggacacgcccacccctcatgtgaaacccagacagggacctgagaggatctatagggagctccaataaaggggccattgttacagatagggttaatgtttagcccaaagggaaaccagcaccggatattcataattgcctacacaattagcgttgctccccatttatccaatatgtctcctttaattcccGCCAGTAAATCCCATAAGGGCTGAAGTGCAGCCGCACGGAATTTATTACAGTTGGGCCAATGGGCGGAAACTGCATAATGAACAAACTGCCTGGAGCCTCATGTCCAAAGATCTGACATTCAGCCTGGAACGGAGTTATAATTTTTTTCCCAGATTTCCCTTGTTTCTATGGTTTGATGGTTCTTTCTCTCTATAATTCTGTATGTGGGGCTGAGTTAGAATGAGCCAGGATTGGGCAGAACTCGGTGTCGGACtggaaggggcggggcttagaATCAAGGCGCATCGTTGTTACTCGCATAGATAATACCCCACACAGGGTCGTTTAACAAAACTGGTTTTAGTACAACAGCGCCATCGTGTGgatacagggatttctcccttttgTATCAGCAGTTTCCCAACCAGTATCTGCATCTGTTTCAATTTACACAGAGAAGATGCAATCATTCCCCACAGGCAGGATTTAAGAGACCCCTGTGTTTGGCTATAATGTGCCTGTATCTCAGGGCTGCCCCCACAGCAGCCAATTAAAGTCATCAAAGCAATTTGCGTGGGAAACAATCATTTTGCTGTTCAGGGTTTCCGTGTTtccccattggcagatttttttgcaaaacttcacAGTGGAAAAAATTTTCCATACGCCAAAaacaaaatgtcacaatttttgttttaacattcagcaaattttttcagttttattaattttttggcAAGAGCCCTCATACCATTAATAGTGTAAACTGATAAGTGAATATTATCTATCACCCTCATCGTGTAGGCAGTGATGGATAACACACGGCGCATAATTTCATTCTCGGGAATTCCGAAATAGGGATTATTTGTAAATCATCAGTACTTTATAGGC
The genomic region above belongs to Xenopus tropicalis strain Nigerian chromosome 9, UCB_Xtro_10.0, whole genome shotgun sequence and contains:
- the LOC101730642 gene encoding histone H3 → MARTKQTARKSTGGKAPRKQLATKAARKSAPATGGVKKPHRYRPGTVALREIRRYQKSTELLIRKLPFQRLVREIAQDFKTDLRFQSSAVMALQEASEAYLVGLFEDTNLCAIHAKRVTIMPKDIQLARRIRGERA
- the h2bc21 gene encoding histone H2B 1.1, translating into MPEPAKSTPAAKKGSKKAVTKTQKKDGKKRRKTRKESYAIYVYKVLKQVHPDTGISSKAMSIMNSFVNDVFERIAGEASRLAHYNKRSTITSREIQTAVRLLLPGELAKHAVSEGTKAVTKYTSAK
- the LOC101730703 gene encoding histone H1B, which produces MSETAPAPPPAEPAAAKKKQPKKGGAKAKKPAGPSAAELIVKAVSASKERSGVSLAALKKALAAGGYDVEKNNSRLKLALKALVTKGTLTQVKGSGASGSFKLNKKQLESKEKAAKKKPAAPKAKKPAVAAKKAPKSPKKPKKVSAAAKSPKKVKKPAKAAKSPKKPKAAKPKKVAKSPAKKAAKPKAAKSPAKKAPKPKATKSPAKAKAAKPKAAKAKKAAPKK
- the LOC101730817 gene encoding histone H2A type 1, with protein sequence MSGRGKQGGKVRAKAKTRSSRAGLQFPVGRVHRLLRKGNYAERVGAGAPVYLAAVLEYLTAEILELAGNAARDNKKTRIIPRHLQLAVRNDEELNKLLGGVTIAQGGVLPNIQSVLLPKKTESSKAAKSK